In the Caballeronia sp. LZ062 genome, one interval contains:
- a CDS encoding acyl-CoA dehydrogenase produces the protein MDFQPDPGLDAFRKEVRAFLRESLPADLAGKPVGSVRSVRADLVRWQRILNERGWGAPYWPKQHDGTGWSVMQRLVFDEECVAAGAPTQDGFAHKLFGPVLNEFGLPEQKAQHRPLILSGERLWCQGFSEPGSGSDLASLSTRAERDGDHYIVNGQKIWTSYAHESDWIFLLVRTNADAKKQAGISFLLVDMATPGITVRPIRSIDDCHHLNETFFDNVRVPVANRIGEEGEGWKITKFLLNNEHATAADLPILRRFLSQIRALAKSERSGGGLLIEEPAFAQKLARFEAEVNAIATMVKRVAAMEEDHSPAAHAMGSMLKVRGTELQQRLSEFIVEALGDYGAVAYPEPHDPATGEPLPHQQVGRGMANEMFFRRASTIYGGTSEVQRGIIAKMLFQL, from the coding sequence ATGGATTTCCAACCTGATCCGGGTCTCGATGCTTTTCGCAAGGAGGTCCGTGCTTTTCTGCGCGAAAGTCTGCCGGCTGATCTCGCAGGCAAGCCCGTCGGCAGCGTGCGCTCCGTGCGCGCAGACCTCGTGCGCTGGCAGCGCATTCTGAACGAACGCGGCTGGGGTGCGCCGTACTGGCCGAAGCAGCATGACGGCACCGGCTGGTCCGTGATGCAGCGCCTCGTGTTCGACGAGGAATGCGTCGCGGCGGGCGCGCCGACGCAGGACGGCTTCGCGCACAAACTCTTCGGCCCCGTGCTCAACGAATTTGGATTGCCGGAGCAAAAGGCCCAGCATCGTCCGCTGATTCTGAGCGGCGAGCGCCTGTGGTGTCAGGGCTTCTCGGAGCCGGGCTCGGGGTCCGACCTTGCGTCGCTTTCGACGCGCGCCGAACGCGACGGCGATCACTACATCGTCAACGGCCAGAAGATCTGGACGAGCTACGCGCACGAATCCGACTGGATCTTCCTGCTCGTGCGAACGAACGCCGACGCGAAGAAGCAGGCAGGCATCAGCTTCCTGCTCGTCGATATGGCGACGCCGGGCATCACCGTGCGCCCGATCCGCAGCATCGACGACTGCCATCACCTGAACGAGACGTTCTTCGACAACGTGCGCGTGCCGGTGGCCAACCGCATCGGCGAAGAGGGCGAGGGCTGGAAGATCACCAAGTTTCTGCTCAACAACGAGCACGCGACAGCAGCGGATCTGCCGATTCTCCGGCGCTTTCTCTCGCAAATCCGTGCGCTCGCGAAAAGCGAGCGTTCGGGCGGCGGCTTGCTGATCGAGGAGCCCGCGTTCGCGCAGAAGCTCGCGCGCTTCGAGGCCGAAGTGAACGCCATCGCGACGATGGTCAAGCGCGTCGCGGCGATGGAAGAGGACCACAGTCCCGCCGCGCACGCGATGGGTTCCATGCTCAAGGTGCGCGGCACCGAGTTGCAGCAACGCCTGTCCGAGTTCATCGTCGAGGCGCTGGGCGATTACGGCGCGGTGGCGTATCCGGAACCTCACGACCCGGCCACGGGCGAACCGCTGCCGCATCAGCAGGTCGGGCGCGGCATGGCGAACGAAATGTTCTTCCGGCGCGCTTCCACCATCTATGGCGGAACGAGCGAAGTGCAGCGCGGCATCATCGCGAAGATGCTGTTCCAACTCTGA
- a CDS encoding acyl-CoA dehydrogenase family protein, protein MFLTEQQNLIRDSARRVVSEIVAPTAARRDRESAWPRDELKALAELGFLGMLIPEEYGGTGAGVLDLCLAQHEIAAADAGLATIIHVHNFTALNIVEHGTEEQKRRYLPALARGESIGAYLLTEPHAGSDTAALRTTARKDGDCYVINGSKQFISNGSEAGVGVVYAITDKAAGKRGASTFIIDPSQPGYHVTRVESKLGQHTAHTAQITLEDFRVPAANLLGGEGDGYRTVMSGLSDGRIGIAFIAAGVARAALNAAVSYAKEREAYGAPIIRLQGVAFDLADMAAQVEVAYQYCLHAARLRDAGVACVKEAAIAKMFASEIAEKVCSDALQIHGGYGYLTDFPVERYLRDVRICKIYEGTSHIQKLIISRSLG, encoded by the coding sequence ATGTTCCTCACCGAGCAACAGAACCTGATCCGCGATTCGGCGCGTCGCGTGGTCAGTGAGATCGTCGCGCCGACGGCGGCCCGGCGCGATCGCGAGTCGGCGTGGCCGCGCGACGAACTGAAGGCGCTTGCCGAACTCGGCTTCCTCGGCATGTTGATTCCCGAGGAATACGGCGGCACGGGCGCGGGCGTGCTCGACCTGTGCCTCGCCCAGCATGAGATCGCCGCTGCCGACGCGGGCCTCGCGACGATCATCCACGTGCATAACTTCACGGCGCTGAACATTGTCGAGCACGGCACGGAAGAGCAGAAGCGCCGCTACCTGCCGGCGTTGGCGCGCGGCGAATCCATCGGCGCTTATCTGTTAACCGAACCGCACGCCGGTTCAGATACCGCCGCGCTGCGCACCACCGCGCGCAAGGACGGCGACTGTTACGTGATCAACGGCTCCAAGCAGTTCATCTCGAACGGCAGCGAAGCGGGCGTCGGCGTCGTGTATGCCATCACCGACAAGGCCGCCGGCAAACGCGGCGCGAGCACGTTCATCATCGATCCGAGCCAGCCCGGCTATCACGTCACGCGCGTGGAAAGCAAGCTCGGCCAGCACACCGCGCATACCGCGCAGATTACGCTCGAAGACTTCCGCGTGCCGGCTGCGAACCTGCTCGGCGGCGAAGGCGACGGCTATCGCACCGTCATGAGCGGCCTCTCGGATGGGCGGATCGGCATTGCGTTTATTGCGGCGGGTGTGGCGCGGGCCGCGCTGAACGCGGCAGTCAGCTACGCGAAGGAACGCGAGGCCTACGGCGCACCGATCATCCGGCTGCAAGGCGTCGCGTTCGATCTCGCTGACATGGCCGCGCAAGTGGAGGTCGCCTATCAGTATTGCCTGCACGCTGCGCGTTTGCGCGATGCCGGCGTCGCGTGCGTGAAGGAAGCGGCCATTGCGAAGATGTTCGCCAGCGAGATCGCCGAGAAAGTGTGCTCCGATGCGCTGCAGATTCACGGCGGCTACGGCTATCTCACGGACTTCCCCGTCGAACGATATTTGCGCGACGTGCGCATCTGCAAGATCTACGAAGGGACCAGCCACATTCAGAAGCTGATCATCTCGCGCAGCCTTGGCTGA
- a CDS encoding MaoC family dehydratase, which produces MKSFDKIADLQPLVGESIGTSEWLLIDQARVNLFADATGDHQWIHVDEERAKSGPFGGTIAHGFLTLSLLPALLATAFQIKETKSGLNYGLDKVRFVAPVKVGARVRAHFRLLAWDAIGQSGAQVKVEMTVECEGSDKPACVAESIMRLFP; this is translated from the coding sequence ATGAAGAGCTTCGACAAGATCGCGGATTTGCAGCCGCTCGTGGGCGAATCCATCGGCACGAGCGAGTGGCTTCTGATCGACCAGGCGCGCGTCAATCTGTTCGCGGACGCAACGGGCGATCACCAATGGATTCACGTCGACGAAGAGCGCGCGAAGAGCGGGCCGTTCGGCGGCACCATCGCGCACGGCTTTCTCACGTTGAGCTTGCTGCCCGCGTTGCTTGCCACCGCGTTTCAGATCAAGGAAACGAAAAGCGGCCTGAATTACGGTCTGGACAAGGTTCGCTTCGTCGCGCCCGTGAAAGTGGGCGCCCGCGTGCGTGCCCATTTCAGGCTGCTCGCGTGGGACGCGATCGGACAGAGCGGCGCGCAAGTGAAAGTGGAAATGACCGTCGAATGCGAAGGCTCGGACAAACCCGCGTGCGTCGCCGAATCGATCATGCGTCTGTTTCCCTGA
- a CDS encoding SDR family NAD(P)-dependent oxidoreductase, translating to MSIRFDGKVAIVTGAGAGLGRAHALAFAERGAKVVVNDFGGARDGSGGSSDAALAVVDEIRKAGGTAIAHGANVADFEQVQDMVKCAVAEFGRVDILVNNAGILRDKSFSKLEMADVKAVLDVHLMGSINCSKAVWDIMREQGYGRIVMTTSSSGMYGNFGQANYGAAKMGVIGLMNALTTEGKKNNIKVNTIAPVAATRMTADILPEAMLARIQPERVTPAVLFLASENAPSKTIIAAGGGAFAAATLVETAPVLLPEAEVTPEGVAARFGDIANWATAQAYEESGQQVGAFLKLVCA from the coding sequence ATGAGTATTCGTTTCGATGGCAAGGTCGCAATCGTCACCGGCGCGGGCGCGGGCCTCGGGCGCGCGCACGCGCTCGCATTCGCCGAGCGCGGCGCGAAGGTCGTGGTCAACGATTTCGGCGGCGCGCGCGACGGCAGCGGCGGCTCGTCCGATGCCGCGCTCGCCGTCGTCGATGAAATCCGCAAGGCGGGCGGCACGGCCATCGCCCACGGCGCGAACGTCGCGGACTTCGAGCAGGTGCAGGACATGGTGAAGTGCGCGGTCGCCGAATTCGGCCGCGTCGACATTCTCGTGAACAACGCAGGCATTCTGCGCGACAAGAGCTTTTCGAAGCTCGAGATGGCCGACGTGAAAGCCGTTCTCGACGTTCACCTGATGGGTTCCATCAACTGCTCGAAAGCGGTGTGGGACATCATGCGCGAGCAGGGCTATGGCCGCATCGTGATGACGACGTCGTCATCGGGCATGTACGGCAACTTCGGCCAGGCCAACTACGGCGCGGCGAAGATGGGCGTGATCGGCCTGATGAACGCGCTGACCACCGAAGGCAAGAAGAACAACATCAAGGTCAATACGATTGCGCCGGTCGCCGCCACACGCATGACCGCCGACATTCTCCCCGAAGCCATGCTCGCGCGCATTCAGCCAGAGCGCGTGACGCCCGCCGTGCTGTTCCTTGCAAGCGAGAATGCGCCTTCGAAGACGATCATCGCGGCAGGCGGCGGCGCATTTGCAGCGGCAACGCTCGTCGAAACGGCGCCGGTGCTGCTGCCGGAAGCGGAAGTGACGCCGGAAGGCGTGGCCGCGCGCTTCGGCGACATCGCGAACTGGGCCACCGCGCAGGCCTACGAGGAGTCGGGGCAGCAGGTCGGCGCGTTCCTCAAGCTCGTCTGCGCATAA
- a CDS encoding lipid-transfer protein: protein MTRKVVVAGVGMVPFKKPGASETYDLMGAEAARAALADARVPYESVQQAYACFVYGDSTAGQRALYHVGMTGLPIFNVNNNCSTGSTGLFLARQAIEAGAIDVALVLGFEQMNPGALGSYFNDRPLPSELFLAQCERLGVPQDIPPALRIFGGAGMEHMKRFDTPLSSFAKIRAKASRHAANNPLAVFRKVVTAEDVLADQVMWPGVMTRLMACPPTCGAAAAVLCSDDYARRHGLDTRVWIAAQALTTDRTESLTGDDLRYVAGYGMSREAANQVYEASGIGPQDVQVIELHDCFAHNELITYEALGLCPEGGAAKFIDDGDNTYGGRHVVNPSGGLLSKGHPLGATGLAQCTELVQQLRGTAGDRQVENARVALQHNVGIGGACVVTMYRN, encoded by the coding sequence ATGACGCGCAAAGTAGTGGTGGCGGGCGTGGGCATGGTGCCGTTCAAGAAGCCGGGTGCGAGTGAAACCTACGATCTGATGGGCGCCGAGGCCGCGCGCGCGGCCCTCGCAGACGCACGCGTGCCTTACGAGTCCGTCCAGCAGGCCTACGCATGTTTCGTCTATGGCGATTCCACGGCAGGTCAGCGCGCGCTTTATCACGTCGGCATGACGGGTCTGCCCATCTTCAACGTGAACAACAACTGTTCGACCGGTTCGACGGGCCTGTTCCTCGCTCGCCAGGCGATCGAAGCCGGTGCCATCGACGTGGCGCTCGTGCTCGGATTCGAGCAGATGAATCCGGGTGCGCTCGGCAGTTACTTCAACGACCGGCCGCTGCCCTCGGAACTCTTTCTCGCTCAATGCGAGCGGCTCGGCGTGCCGCAAGACATTCCGCCGGCGCTGCGCATTTTCGGCGGCGCGGGCATGGAGCACATGAAGCGTTTCGATACGCCGCTCTCGTCGTTCGCCAAGATCCGCGCGAAGGCGAGCCGCCACGCGGCGAACAACCCGCTCGCGGTGTTCCGCAAGGTGGTGACCGCCGAAGACGTGCTGGCCGATCAGGTCATGTGGCCCGGCGTGATGACGCGTCTGATGGCGTGCCCGCCGACTTGCGGCGCGGCGGCGGCGGTGCTGTGCAGCGACGACTACGCCCGGCGTCATGGGCTCGATACGCGCGTGTGGATCGCCGCGCAGGCGCTGACGACGGATCGCACGGAATCGCTCACGGGCGACGATCTGCGCTACGTCGCGGGCTACGGCATGAGCCGGGAAGCGGCGAATCAGGTGTACGAAGCATCGGGCATCGGTCCGCAAGACGTGCAGGTGATCGAGCTGCACGACTGCTTCGCGCACAATGAACTCATCACCTACGAGGCGCTCGGACTGTGCCCGGAAGGCGGCGCGGCGAAGTTTATCGACGACGGCGACAACACGTATGGCGGCCGTCATGTGGTCAATCCGTCGGGCGGCTTGCTGTCGAAGGGGCATCCGCTCGGCGCGACGGGTCTCGCGCAATGCACCGAACTGGTCCAGCAGTTGCGCGGCACGGCCGGCGACAGGCAGGTGGAGAATGCGCGCGTCGCGCTGCAACACAACGTCGGTATCGGCGGCGCGTGCGTCGTCACGATGTATCGCAATTGA
- a CDS encoding acyl-CoA dehydrogenase family protein: MPYQLPTEDQNLAVESFRKFLQTEVKPVAREYRDRFIPKEKMRELTQRIAEFGLPGCTVPVEHGGMGWSMTMQGMLFEELVACSCDVALAVMLNMGLASMLLNARPEVRDRYMPGVLAGKIFGSIGISEPDVGSNVAEIKTRAVRDGDHYIVNGEKTWITNGVYSDVLICTVRTETGLSHILIDRAEHGYESRNIEKMALSSQSTAQIFITDARVPVTNLIGEEGQGLRNTMKVFETARAHVGTLSVGIMRASLEESIAYAKERKQFGKVLASHQLIAAKIANMAILVDASRLMCQRVFGLIDAGVRCDMQASMAKAFATESAVRVCRDAVQLHGGNGITKEFNVERLLREAIIIPIPDGTTEIQQLVISRALTGVAAFT, from the coding sequence ATGCCTTATCAACTGCCCACTGAAGACCAGAACCTCGCGGTCGAGAGCTTCCGGAAGTTCCTGCAAACCGAAGTCAAACCCGTCGCGCGCGAGTACCGCGACCGCTTCATTCCGAAGGAGAAAATGCGCGAGCTGACGCAGCGCATCGCCGAATTCGGCCTGCCGGGCTGCACGGTTCCGGTGGAGCACGGCGGCATGGGCTGGTCGATGACCATGCAGGGCATGCTGTTCGAGGAACTCGTGGCGTGTTCGTGCGACGTCGCGCTGGCGGTCATGCTCAACATGGGCCTCGCTTCGATGCTGTTGAATGCGCGCCCCGAAGTGCGCGACCGCTACATGCCGGGCGTGCTGGCGGGCAAGATCTTCGGCTCCATCGGCATCAGCGAGCCGGACGTCGGCTCGAATGTGGCCGAGATCAAGACGCGTGCCGTGCGTGACGGCGACCACTACATCGTCAATGGCGAAAAGACCTGGATCACCAACGGCGTCTACTCCGACGTGCTCATTTGCACCGTTCGCACAGAAACGGGCCTCTCGCATATCCTGATCGACCGCGCGGAACACGGCTACGAATCGCGCAACATCGAAAAGATGGCGTTGAGTTCGCAGTCCACTGCGCAGATCTTCATTACCGATGCGCGCGTGCCGGTCACGAATCTGATCGGCGAAGAAGGGCAAGGGCTGCGCAACACGATGAAAGTGTTCGAAACGGCCCGGGCGCATGTCGGCACGCTGTCGGTCGGCATCATGCGCGCGTCGCTGGAAGAGTCCATCGCGTATGCGAAGGAGCGCAAGCAGTTCGGCAAGGTGCTGGCGTCGCATCAGCTGATTGCGGCGAAGATCGCGAACATGGCGATTCTCGTCGATGCATCGCGCCTCATGTGCCAGCGCGTGTTCGGCCTGATCGACGCAGGCGTGCGCTGCGACATGCAGGCGTCGATGGCGAAGGCGTTCGCCACCGAATCGGCCGTCCGCGTATGTCGCGACGCCGTGCAGCTTCACGGCGGCAACGGCATCACGAAGGAATTCAACGTCGAGCGCCTCTTGCGCGAAGCGATCATCATTCCGATTCCCGACGGAACCACGGAAATTCAGCAGCTCGTCATCTCGCGCGCGCTCACGGGCGTGGCCGCGTTCACCTGA
- a CDS encoding acyl-CoA dehydrogenase family protein produces the protein MNFKLDSEQQLLQDSVRRFAEKECAFEARAALLKSGASEPAHWQAFADNGWLAAALPEAYSGLGGSVIDTVLIAQELGRALVVEPYLGCAVLAAQTLAAAATPAQLDHYVPQLADGSLRLALAYSEAQSRGFPEPVQTRATRTAEGYALRGTKTLVLGAPGANAYIVSAATDDDGPLTLFLVAASRPGVVCRPLRLHDGSWAAEIALEGVIVGEDAVLGAPGSGLAALRHGLSHGTAALCAELIGGMEKAIEMSAEYLKMRKQFGVPIGSFQALQHRMADMAAELEIARSMLFALLASLMHDNDAAARQRTVSQAKALIGRAAKFVCAQAIQLHGGIGMTEEYAVGHYYKRAVVADVLFGSSDRHEAACAAQLQHALLQGDIQA, from the coding sequence ATGAATTTCAAACTGGATTCCGAGCAGCAACTGCTGCAGGACAGCGTGCGCCGCTTCGCGGAGAAGGAGTGCGCGTTCGAGGCGCGCGCCGCGCTGTTGAAGAGCGGCGCGAGCGAGCCTGCGCACTGGCAGGCGTTCGCGGACAACGGCTGGCTGGCCGCCGCGCTGCCCGAAGCGTACAGCGGGCTGGGCGGCTCGGTCATCGACACCGTGTTGATCGCGCAGGAGTTGGGGCGCGCGCTGGTCGTCGAACCGTATCTCGGCTGTGCGGTGCTCGCCGCGCAGACGCTCGCCGCGGCGGCCACGCCCGCGCAGCTCGACCACTATGTCCCGCAACTCGCCGATGGTTCGCTGCGGCTCGCGTTGGCATACAGCGAAGCGCAGTCGCGCGGCTTTCCCGAGCCGGTGCAAACGCGGGCCACCCGCACCGCCGAAGGCTATGCGCTGCGCGGCACGAAGACGCTGGTGCTCGGCGCGCCGGGCGCGAATGCTTACATCGTTTCGGCTGCGACCGATGACGACGGCCCGCTGACGCTCTTTCTCGTCGCGGCGTCGCGGCCCGGCGTGGTCTGCCGGCCGCTGCGGCTGCACGACGGAAGCTGGGCGGCCGAGATCGCGCTTGAAGGCGTGATCGTGGGCGAGGACGCCGTCCTCGGCGCACCGGGCAGCGGACTGGCGGCGTTGCGACACGGGCTTTCGCACGGCACGGCGGCGCTGTGCGCGGAGCTGATCGGCGGGATGGAAAAGGCCATCGAGATGTCCGCCGAGTACCTCAAGATGCGCAAGCAGTTCGGCGTGCCGATCGGCAGCTTTCAGGCGTTGCAGCATCGCATGGCGGACATGGCGGCGGAACTCGAAATCGCGCGTTCGATGTTGTTCGCGCTGCTCGCCTCGCTCATGCACGACAACGACGCTGCCGCGCGCCAGCGCACGGTATCTCAAGCGAAGGCGCTGATCGGCCGGGCCGCGAAGTTCGTCTGCGCGCAGGCCATTCAGCTTCACGGAGGCATCGGCATGACCGAGGAGTACGCAGTCGGCCACTACTACAAGCGCGCGGTCGTCGCGGACGTGCTGTTCGGCAGCAGCGACCGTCACGAAGCGGCCTGCGCCGCCCAATTGCAACACGCCTTGCTTCAAGGGGACATACAGGCATGA
- a CDS encoding MBL fold metallo-hydrolase has translation MNSDESTIRPDVSGGLHYPFEAIPALGDAIEVAPGVLWMRLPLPASLDHVNVWALEDGDGWAIVDTGLFMPDAPSRWEALLAGPLGSRRITRVFATHHHADHAGMAGWLARRFDCELWMTRAEYLTCRAFVAEQGRDAPEDAIQFYRRAGWSHETLEKYRSRFGVAAGMVFPLPDSFRRIEDGQTLEIGKRRWRVKVGLGHSPEHACLYCPELNVLISGDHVLPRISSNVSVHPVEPDADPLGEWLASLTRFARTLPVDALVLPSHNEPFHGLHERIERLDAGVRRGLGRLRDRLWEPRRAVDIFGTLFAGTVQEERFSRYTLATGEALAYLNYLQASGESTSHADADGVRWYRMRA, from the coding sequence ATGAACAGCGACGAATCGACTATCCGCCCGGATGTGAGCGGCGGACTGCATTACCCGTTCGAGGCCATTCCCGCTTTGGGCGACGCAATCGAAGTCGCGCCCGGCGTTCTGTGGATGCGCTTGCCGTTGCCGGCGTCGCTCGACCATGTGAATGTCTGGGCGCTCGAAGACGGCGACGGCTGGGCGATCGTCGACACCGGCCTCTTCATGCCCGACGCGCCATCGCGATGGGAGGCGCTGCTCGCCGGTCCGCTCGGCTCGCGCCGCATCACGCGCGTTTTCGCCACGCACCATCATGCCGACCACGCGGGCATGGCGGGCTGGCTCGCGCGGCGCTTCGACTGCGAATTGTGGATGACGCGCGCGGAGTATCTGACGTGCCGCGCGTTCGTCGCCGAGCAGGGCCGCGACGCGCCGGAAGACGCCATCCAGTTCTACCGCCGTGCAGGATGGAGCCACGAAACGCTCGAGAAGTACCGTTCGCGCTTCGGCGTGGCAGCGGGCATGGTGTTTCCGTTGCCCGACAGCTTTCGTCGGATCGAAGACGGACAGACGCTCGAGATCGGCAAGCGCCGCTGGCGCGTGAAGGTCGGACTCGGGCACTCGCCGGAGCACGCGTGCCTGTACTGCCCCGAACTGAATGTGCTGATTTCGGGCGATCATGTCTTGCCGCGTATCTCGTCGAACGTGTCGGTGCATCCTGTCGAACCGGACGCCGATCCGCTCGGCGAATGGCTGGCATCGCTAACTCGCTTCGCCCGCACGCTTCCGGTCGATGCGCTCGTGCTGCCGTCGCACAATGAGCCGTTTCATGGCCTGCACGAGCGCATCGAACGGCTCGATGCCGGCGTGCGGCGCGGGCTCGGACGACTGCGCGACCGCCTTTGGGAACCACGGCGCGCGGTCGATATTTTCGGCACGCTCTTCGCCGGCACGGTGCAGGAGGAGCGATTCAGCCGCTATACGCTTGCTACGGGCGAGGCGCTGGCGTACCTCAACTATCTGCAGGCCAGCGGCGAATCGACTTCGCACGCGGACGCCGACGGCGTGCGTTGGTATCGCATGCGCGCGTGA
- a CDS encoding thiolase family protein, with product MEKVYIVGVGMTPFGRHLDKSVKQLTAWAVEDALKDSGCDRKWVQAAYFGNTTQGHMQGQHMIRGQVALIPAGFGGIPIHNVESACASASSAFHLAVTQLRAGMADVVLAVGAEKMYSPDKARMFSVFDSAWDVETAEANAAQVVDLGKNISPPPGSTSDKPYSVFMDVYAGIGRQLMSRLGITQRQFAAVSSKNHNHSVHNERSQYRKPMTIDEILAAPPITYPLTLPMCSPISDGAAAAILCTESALERYGFDRKRAVRVLATVVRSASPRAGDDLANHITVHAAKLAYEEAGIGPEDIDVAELHDASSIGEIALCENLGLCRPGDSGAMAERGETSIGGRLPINPSGGLESKGHPIGATGLGQIFELVEQLRGECGARQVEGARFAIQGNGGGLWGVEESIDHIGIFGRA from the coding sequence ATGGAAAAAGTCTATATCGTCGGTGTCGGCATGACGCCGTTCGGCCGTCACCTCGACAAGTCGGTCAAGCAGCTGACGGCGTGGGCCGTCGAAGATGCGCTCAAGGATTCCGGCTGCGACCGCAAGTGGGTGCAGGCGGCGTACTTCGGCAACACCACACAGGGCCACATGCAAGGCCAGCACATGATTCGCGGTCAGGTCGCGCTGATTCCGGCGGGCTTCGGCGGCATTCCCATTCACAACGTCGAGAGCGCGTGCGCGTCGGCGAGCAGCGCGTTCCATCTCGCGGTGACGCAGTTGCGCGCCGGAATGGCCGATGTCGTGCTCGCCGTGGGCGCCGAGAAAATGTACTCGCCGGACAAGGCGCGCATGTTCTCGGTGTTCGATTCGGCGTGGGACGTCGAGACCGCCGAAGCCAACGCGGCGCAGGTCGTCGATCTCGGCAAGAACATTTCGCCGCCGCCCGGATCGACGTCGGACAAGCCGTACAGCGTATTCATGGACGTGTACGCGGGCATCGGGCGGCAACTCATGTCGCGCCTGGGCATCACGCAGCGTCAGTTCGCGGCGGTGTCGTCGAAGAACCACAACCATTCGGTTCACAACGAGCGTTCGCAGTATCGCAAGCCGATGACCATCGACGAGATTCTCGCCGCGCCGCCCATCACGTATCCGCTGACCTTGCCGATGTGCTCGCCGATTTCCGACGGCGCGGCGGCTGCAATCCTGTGCACCGAGTCGGCGCTGGAACGCTACGGCTTCGATCGCAAGCGCGCGGTGCGTGTGCTCGCGACCGTGGTGCGCTCGGCCTCGCCGCGCGCCGGCGACGATCTCGCCAATCACATCACCGTGCATGCCGCGAAGCTGGCCTACGAGGAAGCGGGCATCGGACCGGAAGACATCGACGTGGCCGAATTGCACGACGCGTCGTCCATCGGTGAGATTGCGCTCTGCGAAAACCTCGGCCTGTGCCGCCCCGGCGACAGCGGCGCCATGGCCGAGCGCGGCGAAACGAGCATCGGCGGGCGCTTGCCGATCAACCCGTCGGGCGGTCTCGAATCGAAGGGGCATCCCATCGGCGCAACGGGCCTCGGGCAGATTTTCGAGCTTGTCGAACAGTTGCGCGGCGAGTGCGGCGCTCGACAAGTCGAAGGCGCGCGCTTCGCGATTCAGGGCAACGGCGGCGGCCTGTGGGGCGTGGAGGAAAGCATCGACCACATCGGCATTTTCGGCCGCGCATGA